Proteins co-encoded in one Malus sylvestris chromosome 9, drMalSylv7.2, whole genome shotgun sequence genomic window:
- the LOC126582386 gene encoding WD repeat-containing protein LWD1-like, whose product MGASRNSDPNQDGSDEQQKRSEIYTYDAPWHIYAMNWSVRRDKKYRLAIASLLEQYPNRVEIVQLDDSNGEIRSDPNLSFEHPYAPTKTVFIPDKECQKPDLLATSSDFLRVWRISGDEDDSDSSSPVELKSLLNGNKNSEFCGPITSFDWNEAEPKRIGTSSIDTTCTIWDIEREAVDTQLIAHDKEVYDIAWGGVGVFASVSADGSVRVFDLRDKEHSTIIYESSEPDTPLVRLGWNRQDPRYMATIIMDSAKVVILDIRFPTLPVVELQRHQSSVNAVAWAPHSSCHICTAGDDSQALIWDLSSMGQPVEGGLDPILAYTAGAEIEQLQWSSSQPDWVAIAFSTKLQILRV is encoded by the coding sequence ATGGGAGCGAGTAGAAATAGCGACCCGAATCAGGACGGGTCAGATGAGCAGCAGAAACGATCGGAGATCTACACCTACGATGCGCCGTGGCACATCTACGCCATGAACTGGAGCGTCCGTCGGGACAAGAAGTACCGGCTGGCCATCGCCAGCCTCCTCGAGCAGTACCCAAACCGAGTGGAGATCGTGCAGCTTGACGACTCAAACGGGGAGATCCGGTCGGACCCCAACCTGTCCTTCGAGCACCCGTACGCGCCAACCAAGACCGTCTTCATCCCGGACAAGGAGTGCCAGAAGCCAGACCTGCTGGCCACCTCCAGCGATTTCCTCCGCGTGTGGCGCATCTCGGGGGATGAGGACGACTCGGACTCATCCTCGCCTGTGGAGCTCAAGTCCCTCCTCAACGGCAACAAGAACTCCGAGTTCTGCGGGCCCATCACCTCCTTCGATTGGAACGAGGCGGAACCCAAGCGCATCGGCACCTCCTCCATCGACACCACGTGCACCATCTGGGACATCGAGCGCGAGGCCGTGGACACCCAGCTCATCGCCCACGACAAGGAGGTGTACGACATCGCTTGGGGCGGCGTCGGTGTATTCGCCTCCGTCTCGGCGGACGGTTCCGTGAGAGTGTTTGACCTGCGCGACAAGGAGCACTCCACCATCATTTACGAGAGCTCGGAGCCGGACACCCCCTTGGTCCGCCTGGGATGGAACAGGCAGGACCCCAGGTACATGGCCACCATTATCATGGACAGCGCCAAGGTGGTGATCCTCGACATCCGCTTCCCGACCCTCCCCGTGGTCGAGTTGCAGAGGCACCAGTCCAGCGTCAACGCCGTTGCCTGGGCCCCACACAGCTCTTGCCACATCTGCACCGCCGGTGATGACTCCCAGGCCCTCATCTGGGACCTCTCCTCCATGGGCCAGCCAGTGGAGGGCGGCCTTGATCCCATTCTGGCCTACACGGCTGGGGCCGAAATCGAGCAGCTGCAGTGGTCCTCTTCCCAGCCTGATTGGGTTGCAATTGCCTTCTCTACCAAGCTTCAGATACTGAGGGTATGA